AGCCCCGAACGACTTGCAAGGTCCACCGCGTAACTGACCACAGGAGCAACACCCATGGCTTTTTCGCCGAAGATTACCTTGCTCGCCGCGTTGTTGCTGTTGACGGCGTGTCGCAGCGACCCGATTCAGTTTCATACGCTGACCCCGGCGCAACCGGCGCGCGGCAATGGCGAGGAGATTCGCATCGAAGGCATCAGCGTGCCGCCGCAGGTTGATCGGGCACAGATTGTGATTCGCCAAGGCAACAGTGGTCTGGCGATTCTCGAAACCGATTGGTGGGGCGCGAGCCTCGCGGATGAGTTGCGCAGTGCGCTGGTTGATCAGTTGTCCAACGCCAACCCGCAGCACAAAGTGTCGTTGCGCGTGGACGTGCAGCGCTTTGATTCGATTCCTGGGCAGTATGGTTTGATCGACGTCAAATGGCGTCTGCGT
The window above is part of the Pseudomonas prosekii genome. Proteins encoded here:
- a CDS encoding PqiC family protein; this translates as MAFSPKITLLAALLLLTACRSDPIQFHTLTPAQPARGNGEEIRIEGISVPPQVDRAQIVIRQGNSGLAILETDWWGASLADELRSALVDQLSNANPQHKVSLRVDVQRFDSIPGQYGLIDVKWRLRPLGAGDSALVTCRSTLQTPSGPSIEDLVTAQQNNVKRLAAVISQAAASQRGCPAQS